The Daphnia carinata strain CSIRO-1 chromosome 9, CSIRO_AGI_Dcar_HiC_V3, whole genome shotgun sequence nucleotide sequence CGAGCATGTCCAACCGACTAAGACTAGCCGATTTGTGCTGGGATAATTACGAATTGACCACTATCCCTGCAGATGATGGAAATGTTATCGGTTGTGAGAGGTGGTCTGTCCTTCCCCGAAGCCAGCGAATGCCAACGGCATCTTGTTTGAAAATGCTCTGGAACTTGGATTCGCCATCCATCACTGAAGATGTCGACGAGGATGGTCATGGAACTGGACATCAGCCCAGTACTAATTCTCTTCCAGTTATCTCACAGGATCCTGTTTCAGGCAATGAGGAGCTGCCCAAAGGAAATTATTCTGAGGTAGACCAACATTTTTCCTAACTAGAATGAAATGGTAATTCAGTTTATGTAATATACTTTTTCTTACATTTACGGAAAGGGTTTATCTAAACTTCTGGAAGGCAAGTCTAATGGAACATCTCAAATAAAGGACTGTAATGACAATGTGCTGAATTAAAAGCTCGTAAACACGTATTCAACCACCTACCCGTCCAAAACCACGAAACATGCTGTTCAGAAAACGATAGATATCGATATTTTAATGCCCCAAGTGAGTTTGCCATTTTATGCTCACCGTGATAATGTTTTCATAGTAACTATCCAATCGGTacgtaataaaaaatttatattttcaCTTAATCTTACTTTGCTACAAGGTGGGAATGAATTTACTTTAATTCCTGATTAAAGCCAcagcttttcttttgcattaTTAGCGaagaaatctttttattttcacactGCATTTAAGTAACCCGTTTTCAACCTGAACTTAAAATGTTTAATCCCTTTAATGGTTTAAATTAACTCAGCTTGATAATTCTACCATTAGAGCAAAATCCAAGGTGCAGTATTCCAGATAACATTTAGGAGCTGAAAGGTTGAAGTGCAACTGTTTTCAACACTGAATTCCATGCTTTGAAAAGTGGGGATGGCTGCAGGAGGATAACGTGGACAATTGACATAAGTGGCAGGAATTTTGTTCCTGAAAATTTGCCAATCCGGCAGACCGAAAATGGGTAATtagaaatcaatttcaattcgAGATGTAATGTTTGATGAATTACGCTTCAGGATAACTGTTGAAAGGGGATACAGTGATGCTGTTGACGTACAGTTTTTTGTTGCAGATCCCTAGAAAGCAACTGGGATCTAGCAAATCTGAATGGATGTATTGCCAATGAAGAAAGACTTTTTTGATTGGACCGAGTTCAGATGGGGAATTCAAGAGGAAACGATGATCCTTCCCGTGCTCCAAAACCGCGATCGGCCTGGAATGGAACGCAGTGGATGTAGTTTAGATGAGTACATAATCTTttccaaaataattttaaagaaatgtaTACAGTGAAAAATTTGGGCGGTAATCCGTTTCTCCTCTTACAGACAGTCGGAGTAAGCCGTAAACAGTGGGCTTGGCAACACGAGGTTTAGCCAATTGAACGGAAATTATATACTGGaatgctaaaaaaaatatttccaatTTGTGAgttattcaaaaaattcaaaggacaaagattgattaaaaaaattttcgataTTTACAGCAATACGGATTAACTTCGCCAGTGTTGGAATAAAGTTTGACGTTAATCCGGGCGCGCGATGGATATTTTATAGCATCCAATCCAAATGGGGCACACTTGGTGTTGTCTGATCCACAGGATGTGCACTTTCCCTTTGTTTCAATCACAGGTTTATACAGTTCACTAGTTACCATCATTAACGAGTTAAAAGACTATTATTACGGAATTGTAGGAATCATAATCAACGCATTCGTATCCAATAGTTTGACAGACATCCTTTAGAGATGAGCTGTAGTAGTGAACTGCTCGCATGTGATCGCAAGCAGTAACGTCTGACAGAACGGCAAAAGGATCACAGAAGTCTGACCACTTAGAAGGTAGGCAACCGGGCTGACTTTTTCCGCCGTTGGGATAGAAATCCAAGTGACCCACAGGTTCGTAAATACCTTGTTGAGTTCAAAATAAAAGTACGTTTAAATCACTATACTATACTATTAATTCAGGTAAGGATAAGGAAATTACCTAGGAAATCAGCATCAGTGTGGACGCCATCAACAAATAGAGCGTCGGTGTAATCTAGACGAGCAAACGACGGCATTCTCCTGAAATATGGTCCGGCAGGATCCAGGCCTGTATGAATCATTAACGAAAggtttctttaaacaaaaaaaaatttcacaataataacttcttattttttttatttggctaaATAATCACCTGTGATTTGTCCTAGATTAAGAATCTGCTCTCCGGCGTACCCTGCAGTGTGTGCACCGAGGCTGTGCCCAATCAAATGAACATCGGCTATTTTGACACCGAGTTTTTCCTTTTGGCATATCATTCGTAACGTcacgaaaaatttaaaagtacCTAACGAACTGTTGGCATCTTACCACCGTTGTGTTGACAAGTAGAGCAATTTCCAGACCAACAAGACGAGTGTTGGCATGTGCTTGGAAATAAAAAGCAGAGGAACC carries:
- the LOC130688486 gene encoding pancreatic lipase-related protein 2-like; amino-acid sequence: MYKYLSRFYFHNLLLVTLYREICSEQTLRDPRILRRSSVPPEGVSHFPIGCNPLLANAEEQVELTTNQVDTNVNDHGQVLDLNQTLTATVAWQPENTVCYDDLGCITRFSFADPLLWPINLLPEAREKIDTHFTLHTRENPNPQPPIRISADDPTAISATTFKPTRPTKFFIHGWRDSGYEENYQELLQSLLQKGDFNVICVHWGGGSSAFYFQAHANTRLVGLEIALLVNTTVEKLGVKIADVHLIGHSLGAHTAGYAGEQILNLGQITGLDPAGPYFRRMPSFARLDYTDALFVDGVHTDADFLGIYEPVGHLDFYPNGGKSQPGCLPSKWSDFCDPFAVLSDVTACDHMRAVHYYSSSLKDVCQTIGYECVDYDSYNSGKCTSCGSDNTKCAPFGLDAIKYPSRARINVKLYSNTGEVNPYCSFQYIISVQLAKPRVAKPTVYGLLRLSVRGETDYRPNFSLPIAVLEHGKDHRFLLNSPSELGPIKKVFLHWQYIHSDLLDPSCFLGICNKKLYVNSITVSPFNSYPEANKIPATYVNCPRYPPAAIPTFQSMEFSVENSCTSTFQLLNVIWNTAPWILL